A region from the Zonotrichia leucophrys gambelii isolate GWCS_2022_RI chromosome 21, RI_Zleu_2.0, whole genome shotgun sequence genome encodes:
- the LOC135456674 gene encoding claudin-16-like, with amino-acid sequence MSAALQVTAFGLALLSTLFLLLATCTDCWMVNADDSLEVSHKCRGLWRECVTNMQDGVRTCDQYDSILADHPVKIVVTRTLMITADLLAGLALATLVLGLDCITFLKEDPYVKLKMCYGAGVILCAGSILGLIGSVWYAVDVYVERAMLVSHNIFLGVHYDFGWSCWLGMAGSMGCFVASVLLTCCLYACTAPSSRCQPQKHPQPRGRTATRTATSKMYAMDSRV; translated from the exons ATGAGTGCAGCCCTACAGGTGACAGCATTCGGGCTTGCTCTTCTCTCAACACTCTTCCTACTCCTGGCCACATGCACAGACTGCTGGATGGTCAATGCTGATGACAGCTTGGAG GTAAGTCACAAATGCCGGGGCCTTTGGAGGGAGTGTGTCACCAACATGCAGGACGGGGTCAGGACCTGTGACCAATATGACTCAATTCTGGCTGACCACCCAG TGAAGATTGTGGTGACACGGACCCTGATGATCACAGCAGATCTCCTGGCTGGCCTGGCTTTGGCCACACTGGTCCTTGGGCTTGACTGCATCACCTTCCTCAAGGAAGATCCTTATGTCAAACTGAAGATGTGCTATGGAGCTGGAGTCATACTCTGCGCTGGCA GCATCCTGGGTCTCATAGGCTCTGTGTGGTATGCAGTGGATGTCTACGTGGAGAGGGCCATGCTGGTGTCACACAATATATTCCTGGGAGTCCACTATGACTTTGGGTGGTCATGCTGGCTGGGGATGGCTGGCTCCATGGGCTGCTTTGTGGCATCTGTTCTGCTGACCTGCTGCCTCTATGCCTGCACAG CCCCCAGCAGCCGCTGTCAACCCCAGAAGCAtccccagccccggggccgaACAGCCACCCGGACAGCCACCAGCAAGATGTACGCCATGGATTCCCGTGTGTGA